The following proteins come from a genomic window of Paucimonas lemoignei:
- the proY gene encoding amino acid permease-associated region: MTSQQGLKRGLSARHIRFMALGSAIGTGLFYGSASAIQMAGPAVLLAYLIGGAAVFMVMRALGEMAVHNPVSGSFGEYASTYLGPMAGFVLGWTYAFEMIIVCIADVTAFGIYMGFWFPDVPRWIWVLGIVFLIGALNLCNVKVFGETEFWLSLLKVSAIVAMIVAGIGLLLFGVNLSGSGETVSGISNLWAHGGFLPNGIGGLMACFAVVMFAFGGIEIIGITAGEAKDPQRTIPQAINSVPLRILLFYVLTLFVLMALFPWTQISKENSPFVQIFASLGFPWAAALLNIVVISAAVSAINSDVFGAGRIMYGLAQQGQAPAAFSKLSKHGVPWMTVLVMGVALLGGVWLNYKIPENVFLLIASIATFATVWVWLMILLTQVAMRRQMSREEAAQLKFPVPFWPYAPAAAIVFMLFIFGVLGYFPDNRMALIVGAVWVVLLVAAYYLWVKPGTPKRPDNTSITHR; this comes from the coding sequence CTTGCCTACCTGATCGGCGGGGCGGCGGTGTTCATGGTCATGCGCGCCCTGGGCGAAATGGCTGTGCATAACCCGGTCTCCGGTTCGTTCGGCGAATACGCCAGCACTTACCTGGGCCCCATGGCGGGCTTCGTGCTGGGCTGGACCTACGCCTTTGAAATGATCATTGTCTGCATCGCAGACGTGACCGCGTTCGGCATCTACATGGGCTTCTGGTTCCCGGACGTGCCGCGCTGGATCTGGGTGCTGGGCATCGTGTTTCTGATCGGCGCGCTGAACCTGTGCAACGTCAAAGTCTTTGGCGAGACCGAATTCTGGCTGTCGCTGCTCAAAGTCAGCGCCATCGTGGCCATGATCGTCGCCGGTATCGGCCTGTTGCTGTTCGGCGTAAACCTCTCCGGCAGCGGCGAAACAGTGTCCGGGATCAGCAATCTATGGGCACACGGCGGCTTCCTGCCCAACGGCATCGGTGGTCTGATGGCCTGCTTCGCGGTGGTGATGTTTGCCTTTGGCGGCATCGAAATCATCGGTATCACGGCCGGCGAAGCCAAAGACCCACAACGCACCATCCCTCAGGCAATCAATTCGGTGCCGCTGCGGATTCTGCTGTTCTACGTGCTGACACTGTTCGTGCTCATGGCGCTGTTCCCCTGGACGCAGATCAGCAAGGAAAACAGCCCGTTCGTGCAAATCTTCGCCAGCCTCGGTTTCCCGTGGGCCGCTGCATTGCTCAACATCGTGGTGATTTCCGCTGCGGTGTCGGCGATCAACAGCGACGTGTTCGGCGCTGGCCGGATCATGTATGGTCTGGCCCAACAGGGTCAGGCACCCGCTGCCTTTTCGAAGCTGTCCAAACACGGCGTGCCGTGGATGACAGTGCTGGTGATGGGCGTCGCGCTGCTGGGCGGCGTGTGGCTGAACTACAAAATCCCGGAAAACGTGTTCCTGCTGATTGCGTCCATCGCGACCTTCGCCACGGTCTGGGTGTGGTTGATGATCCTGCTGACGCAAGTTGCCATGCGTCGTCAGATGAGCCGCGAAGAAGCCGCTCAACTGAAATTCCCGGTGCCGTTCTGGCCTTACGCGCCTGCGGCCGCCATCGTCTTCATGCTGTTTATCTTTGGCGTACTGGGCTACTTCCCGGACAACCGCATGGCGTTGATCGTCGGCGCGGTCTGGGTGGTGTTGCTGGTCGCGGCCTACTATTTATGGGTCAAACCGGGCACGCCAAAGCGCCCGGATAACACCTCCATCACTCATCGGTAA
- a CDS encoding Uncharacterized conserved protein, with amino-acid sequence MCLIVFAWRPAHAQPLIVAANRDEFYARPTQPLAQWADAPQVYAGRDLEAGGTWLGINADGRFAALTNIRNPNLALGRRTRGELVAQFLTSNRLIEDYLAEVAGRSSEYGGFNLLVGDREQLYYLNGSAPEPRLLDEGVYGLSNAGLDTPWPKVSKTKAALTTQLNAPNPLALMALLSDPTTAPTAELPDTGVSLETETLLSSAFIASPTYGTRASTVLIVNADGSRQLIEHSFGPYGGRLGEVELNL; translated from the coding sequence ATGTGTCTGATCGTATTTGCCTGGCGCCCCGCCCATGCCCAGCCGCTGATCGTAGCGGCCAATCGTGACGAATTCTATGCACGCCCCACCCAGCCATTGGCGCAATGGGCCGATGCCCCGCAGGTCTACGCAGGCCGCGACCTTGAAGCCGGTGGCACCTGGCTCGGCATCAACGCAGACGGGCGCTTTGCGGCGCTGACCAATATCCGCAACCCGAACCTGGCGCTGGGGCGTCGCACCCGAGGCGAGCTGGTTGCTCAGTTTTTAACCAGCAATAGGCTGATCGAAGACTATCTCGCCGAGGTGGCGGGCAGATCGAGCGAGTACGGAGGGTTCAATCTGCTGGTGGGCGACCGTGAGCAGCTGTATTACCTCAACGGTTCAGCTCCAGAGCCTCGCCTGCTTGATGAAGGTGTCTACGGGCTCTCCAACGCCGGGCTCGATACCCCTTGGCCGAAAGTCAGCAAAACCAAAGCCGCATTGACCACTCAACTGAACGCTCCGAACCCGCTGGCGCTCATGGCGCTGCTCAGCGACCCGACCACCGCGCCAACTGCCGAGTTGCCGGACACCGGGGTCAGCCTGGAAACCGAGACGCTGCTGTCCAGCGCCTTCATCGCCAGCCCCACCTACGGCACACGCGCCAGCACCGTGCTGATCGTCAATGCCGATGGCAGTCGGCAGTTGATCGAGCACAGCTTCGGGCCGTATGGCGGGAGATTGGGAGAGGTGGAGCTGAATCTATAA
- the thyA gene encoding thymidylate synthase — protein MKQYLELVAHVIKNGTLQANRTGVKTISFPGAMLRYDLKEGFPAITTRRMAFKSAIGEMVGFLRGVNNAAEFRELGCKVWDQNANENAQWLDNPFRKGEDDLGEIYGVQWRKWPAYKRIDLSNPQAIERAISQGYQQIAQSEEDGQPYVVLYKAIDQIRQCVDTIINDPGSRRILFHGWNCAQLDEMALPPCHLLYQFHPNQETKEISLTLYIRSNDLGLGTPFNLTEGAALLSLIGRLTGYTPRWFTYFIGDAHVYENHLDMLNEQLKREPYPMPKLVISDRVPEFAKTGVYQPEWLEQIEPSDFSLEGYEHHPAMTAPMAV, from the coding sequence ATGAAGCAATATCTCGAACTCGTCGCCCACGTCATCAAGAACGGGACGCTGCAGGCCAACCGCACTGGCGTGAAAACCATCAGTTTTCCGGGCGCGATGCTGCGCTACGACCTCAAGGAAGGCTTCCCGGCGATCACCACCCGGCGCATGGCGTTCAAGTCGGCCATTGGCGAGATGGTCGGCTTCCTGCGCGGCGTGAACAACGCTGCCGAGTTTCGCGAGCTGGGCTGCAAGGTCTGGGACCAGAACGCCAACGAAAACGCCCAATGGCTGGATAACCCGTTCCGCAAGGGCGAAGACGACCTGGGCGAAATCTACGGCGTGCAGTGGCGCAAATGGCCGGCCTACAAGCGCATCGACTTGAGCAACCCGCAAGCCATCGAGCGTGCGATCAGCCAGGGGTATCAGCAGATTGCCCAGTCCGAGGAAGACGGCCAGCCTTACGTAGTGCTGTACAAGGCCATCGACCAGATTCGCCAGTGCGTTGACACCATCATCAATGACCCCGGCAGCCGCCGCATCCTGTTCCACGGCTGGAACTGCGCACAGCTGGATGAAATGGCCTTGCCCCCATGCCACCTGCTCTACCAGTTCCACCCGAATCAGGAGACCAAAGAAATCTCCCTGACGCTGTACATCCGCTCCAATGACCTGGGCCTGGGCACGCCGTTCAACCTCACCGAAGGCGCCGCGCTGCTCAGCCTGATCGGCCGCCTGACGGGCTACACGCCGCGCTGGTTCACGTATTTCATCGGCGATGCCCATGTCTATGAGAACCACCTGGACATGCTCAACGAACAGCTCAAGCGCGAGCCGTATCCGATGCCCAAGCTGGTGATCTCCGACCGCGTGCCGGAGTTTGCCAAGACCGGTGTGTATCAGCCGGAGTGGCTGGAGCAGATCGAGCCTTCGGACTTCTCGCTGGAAGGGTATGAACACCACCCGGCGATGACTGCGCCGATGGCGGTTTAA
- the hutI gene encoding imidazolonepropionase: MKTLWKHCHVASMAQGKYSIIEDAAIVTSGALIEWIGPQAELVESTYESVIDLNGAWVTPGLIDCHTHTVFGGNRSGEFEQRLQGVSYADIAAAGGGIASTVRATRAASEDELYESAERRLRHLLKEGVTTVEMKSGYGLDLASERKLLRVIRRLGNTLPVTVRSTCLAAHALPPEYADRADDYINHICSEMLPALAAEGLVDAVDAFCEYLAFSPAQVEQVFITAGQLGLPVKLHAEQLSPLAGSSLAARYQALSADHLEFMTEADAIAMGAAGTVAVLLPGAYYFLRETQLPPMDALRKHGVDIAIASDLNPGTSPALSLRLMLNMACTLFRMTPEEALAGVTIHAAKALGLGDSHGSLEVGKVADFVAWNIERPADLAYWLGGDLDKRIVRHGVESVI; the protein is encoded by the coding sequence ATGAAAACGCTCTGGAAACACTGTCACGTCGCGAGCATGGCGCAAGGCAAGTACTCGATCATCGAGGATGCCGCCATCGTGACCTCTGGAGCGTTGATTGAATGGATCGGGCCGCAGGCTGAGCTTGTCGAGTCGACCTATGAAAGCGTCATCGACCTTAACGGCGCCTGGGTGACGCCGGGCCTGATCGATTGCCACACCCACACCGTGTTTGGCGGCAATCGCAGCGGCGAATTCGAGCAGCGCCTGCAAGGGGTGAGTTATGCCGACATCGCAGCGGCGGGCGGCGGCATTGCCAGCACTGTGCGCGCCACTCGCGCGGCCAGCGAAGATGAGCTGTACGAAAGCGCTGAACGCCGTTTGCGCCATCTGCTCAAGGAGGGCGTGACCACGGTGGAGATGAAATCCGGCTACGGGCTGGACCTGGCCAGCGAGCGCAAATTGCTGCGGGTCATCCGCCGTCTGGGCAATACGCTGCCGGTGACCGTGCGCAGCACCTGCCTCGCGGCCCATGCGTTGCCGCCGGAATACGCCGACCGTGCCGACGATTACATCAACCACATCTGTAGCGAAATGCTGCCCGCTCTGGCCGCAGAAGGCCTAGTGGATGCGGTGGATGCCTTCTGCGAGTACCTGGCGTTTTCTCCGGCGCAGGTCGAACAGGTGTTCATCACCGCCGGGCAGTTGGGCCTGCCGGTGAAACTGCACGCCGAACAGCTGTCGCCACTGGCGGGTTCAAGCCTGGCGGCGCGCTATCAGGCGCTGTCGGCGGATCATCTGGAATTCATGACCGAGGCGGACGCCATTGCCATGGGCGCGGCGGGAACCGTGGCTGTCCTGCTGCCCGGCGCTTATTACTTCCTGCGTGAAACCCAGTTGCCTCCCATGGACGCGCTACGCAAACACGGCGTGGACATCGCCATCGCCAGCGACCTCAACCCCGGCACGTCGCCTGCGCTGTCGTTGCGCCTGATGCTGAACATGGCCTGCACGCTGTTCCGCATGACGCCCGAAGAAGCGTTGGCAGGCGTGACGATCCATGCCGCCAAAGCTCTTGGCCTGGGTGACAGCCATGGCTCGCTGGAGGTCGGCAAAGTTGCGGATTTCGTGGCCTGGAACATCGAGCGGCCCGCCGACCTGGCGTATTGGCTGGGGGGCGATCTGGACAAGCGCATCGTGCGGCATGGGGTTGAGTCAGTGATTTGA
- a CDS encoding N-formylglutamate deformylase, translated as MDNVLKFSRGRVPLLISMPHAGLRLTPAVEAGLVDEALSLPDTDWHIPQLYDFAEELGASTLAAEYSRFVIDLNRPSDDKPLYAGATTGLFPSILFDGVPLFKDGQAPSAEERASYLEQIWTPYHQTLEQELARLKDEFGYALLFDAHSIRGHIPNLFDGRLPDFNLGTFNGASCDEQLAKRLEATCAAATDYSHVLNGRFKGGHITRHYGDPANHIHAVQLELVQATYMDEFVPFHYRPDLAEPTRVVLRELVEGMMSWGKAEYGR; from the coding sequence ATGGACAACGTTCTGAAGTTTTCTCGCGGTCGTGTGCCGCTGCTGATCAGCATGCCCCACGCCGGTTTGCGCCTGACGCCAGCCGTTGAGGCTGGTCTGGTGGACGAGGCGCTGAGCCTGCCGGATACCGACTGGCATATCCCGCAGTTGTACGACTTTGCCGAGGAACTGGGCGCCAGCACCCTGGCCGCGGAGTATTCGCGCTTCGTGATCGACCTCAATCGCCCGTCGGACGACAAGCCGTTGTATGCCGGCGCAACCACCGGGCTGTTCCCGTCGATCCTGTTCGACGGCGTGCCGCTGTTCAAGGATGGCCAGGCGCCCAGCGCTGAAGAAAGGGCAAGCTACCTTGAGCAGATCTGGACGCCCTACCACCAGACGCTGGAACAGGAGCTGGCCAGGCTAAAGGACGAGTTCGGCTATGCCCTGCTGTTTGATGCCCACTCGATTCGCGGCCACATCCCGAATCTGTTTGACGGCCGTTTGCCGGACTTCAACCTCGGCACCTTCAATGGCGCCAGTTGCGACGAGCAACTGGCCAAACGTCTGGAAGCCACCTGCGCAGCCGCCACCGATTACAGCCACGTGCTCAACGGCCGCTTCAAAGGTGGCCACATCACCCGCCACTACGGCGACCCGGCCAACCACATCCACGCTGTGCAGCTGGAACTGGTGCAGGCGACCTATATGGATGAATTCGTGCCGTTCCACTACCGGCCAGACCTGGCGGAGCCAACGCGGGTGGTGTTGAGGGAGTTGGTGGAGGGGATGATGAGTTGGGGCAAGGCTGAATACGGCCGTTGA
- the cadA gene encoding cadmium-translocating P-type ATPase, translated as MNQVKPAVDKHDHDHSQHDHGKEAHDHAAPAHSCCGSEAAPAVVSFTDAPASGAQLSTFRIEQMDCPTEQTLIQNKLVKLAGVQKLEFNLINRLLGVWHELPSTEPIRDAIASLGMQAEPVEEGAEATPAPVVKKAWWPLALSGVTALAAEVIHFAALAPTWVVAIVALVSILSGGLGTYKKGWIALKNLNLNINALMSIAVTGAVLIGQWPEAAMVMFLFTVAELIEAKSLDRARNAISGLMQLTPELATVQQTDGQWLEIDAKSIELGAIVRVKPGERVALDGEVVAGNSTIDQAPITGESLPVEKTIGDKVFAGTINQAGSLEYRVTAAANNSTLARIIHAVEAAQGSRAPTQRFVDSFSRIYTPAVFLFALGVAIIPPLVMGAVWFDWIYRALVLLVVACPCALVISTPVTIVSGLAAAARKGILIKGGVYLEMGHKLDYLALDKTGTITHGKPVQTDYVLLEPTAADLAPNVAASLAGRSDHPVSQAIAKAAEQGATAHQVSAFEALAGRGVRGEINGEVYHLGNHRLVEELGLCSPQLEAQLDALEQQGKSVVLLLDRSGPLALFAVADTVKDTSREAIEQLHELGVKTLMLTGDNPHTAKAIAAQVGIDSAQGNLMPTDKLEAIEALYAKGHRVGMVGDGINDAPALARSEIGFAMAAAGTDTAIETADVALMDDDLRKIPAFIRLSRRTSTVLKQNIYLALVIKAIFLVMTFAGVATMWMAVFADMGVSLLVVFNGLRLLKK; from the coding sequence ATGAACCAAGTCAAACCCGCCGTAGATAAGCACGATCACGACCATTCTCAGCACGATCATGGCAAAGAAGCGCACGATCACGCCGCGCCCGCTCATAGCTGCTGCGGGTCAGAAGCGGCGCCAGCGGTGGTGTCGTTCACAGATGCACCTGCGTCCGGCGCGCAGCTGAGCACGTTCCGTATCGAGCAGATGGATTGCCCTACGGAGCAGACGCTCATCCAAAACAAGCTCGTCAAGCTGGCCGGGGTGCAGAAGCTTGAATTCAATTTGATCAATCGCCTGTTGGGCGTCTGGCATGAGCTGCCGTCCACCGAGCCGATTCGTGATGCCATTGCCTCGCTGGGCATGCAGGCCGAACCGGTCGAAGAGGGCGCAGAGGCCACGCCAGCCCCAGTCGTTAAAAAAGCCTGGTGGCCATTGGCGCTGTCCGGGGTGACGGCGCTGGCAGCGGAAGTTATCCATTTCGCCGCGCTGGCACCGACATGGGTGGTGGCTATCGTGGCGCTGGTTTCCATCCTCAGCGGCGGCTTGGGCACTTACAAGAAGGGCTGGATTGCCCTGAAAAACCTCAACCTGAACATCAACGCCCTGATGAGCATTGCTGTAACCGGTGCGGTGCTGATCGGGCAATGGCCGGAAGCAGCCATGGTGATGTTCCTGTTCACGGTGGCCGAGTTGATCGAGGCCAAGTCCCTGGACCGCGCCCGCAACGCCATCAGCGGCTTGATGCAACTGACTCCCGAGCTTGCCACCGTGCAACAGACCGATGGTCAGTGGCTTGAAATCGACGCCAAAAGCATCGAGTTGGGCGCTATCGTCCGGGTTAAGCCCGGTGAGCGTGTGGCGCTCGACGGGGAAGTGGTCGCCGGTAACTCGACTATCGACCAAGCGCCGATTACGGGCGAAAGTTTGCCCGTGGAAAAAACCATCGGCGATAAAGTGTTCGCAGGCACCATCAATCAGGCGGGCTCGCTGGAATATCGCGTCACCGCCGCGGCCAATAACTCCACTCTGGCGCGGATCATCCATGCCGTTGAAGCGGCTCAGGGTTCACGGGCTCCGACCCAGCGCTTTGTGGACAGCTTTTCGCGCATCTACACGCCGGCGGTGTTCCTCTTCGCGTTGGGCGTTGCGATCATCCCGCCGCTGGTCATGGGCGCGGTGTGGTTCGACTGGATCTATCGCGCCTTGGTATTGCTGGTGGTGGCGTGCCCTTGTGCACTGGTGATTTCCACCCCTGTGACCATCGTCAGCGGCCTGGCAGCAGCAGCCCGCAAAGGCATCTTGATCAAGGGTGGCGTGTACCTGGAAATGGGTCACAAGCTCGATTACCTGGCACTGGACAAGACCGGCACCATTACCCACGGCAAACCGGTGCAGACCGATTACGTGTTGCTTGAGCCCACCGCTGCTGATTTGGCGCCCAACGTGGCAGCGAGTCTGGCCGGGCGCTCCGATCACCCGGTTTCCCAGGCGATTGCCAAAGCGGCTGAGCAAGGCGCAACCGCTCACCAAGTCAGTGCATTTGAAGCGCTGGCGGGTCGCGGTGTGCGGGGCGAGATCAATGGCGAGGTTTACCACCTGGGCAATCACCGGCTGGTGGAAGAGCTGGGCCTGTGTTCGCCACAGCTTGAAGCGCAGCTCGACGCGTTGGAGCAGCAGGGCAAGAGCGTGGTGTTGCTGCTTGATCGTTCCGGCCCATTGGCGTTGTTCGCCGTGGCCGACACCGTCAAGGACACCAGCCGCGAGGCCATTGAGCAACTGCACGAGCTGGGCGTCAAAACCCTGATGCTCACAGGGGACAACCCGCACACCGCCAAGGCCATTGCTGCGCAGGTGGGCATTGATTCAGCTCAAGGCAACCTGATGCCGACTGACAAGCTGGAGGCCATTGAAGCGTTGTACGCCAAAGGTCACCGGGTCGGGATGGTTGGCGACGGTATTAACGACGCACCTGCATTAGCACGTTCGGAGATCGGTTTCGCGATGGCCGCAGCCGGGACCGATACCGCCATCGAAACGGCCGATGTCGCCTTGATGGACGATGATCTGCGCAAGATCCCGGCGTTTATTCGCCTGTCTCGCCGGACATCGACGGTGCTCAAGCAGAACATTTACCTGGCGTTGGTGATCAAGGCGATCTTCCTGGTCATGACCTTCGCGGGCGTAGCGACCATGTGGATGGCGGTGTTTGCCGACATGGGCGTGAGCTTGCTGGTGGTGTTCAATGGGTTGCGGTTGCTTAAGAAATAA
- the lgt gene encoding prolipoprotein diacylglyceryl transferase, with product MLPYPQIDPVAVAIGPLQIHWYGLMYLVGIGGAWLLASRRLNSFDPTWTKEKLSDMIFWLAMGVIVGGRLGYVLFYDLPAYIANPLLIFEVWKGGMAFHGGFVGVLVAAWFFARRNGKSFFELMDFIAPLVPIGLGAGRIGNFINAELWGKPTDLPWAMVFPRFSDPAQLARHPSQLYQFALEGVALFLILYFFSRKPRPTMAVSGMFALFYGIFRFIVEFVRVPDAQLGYLAWGWVTMGQILSMPMIIAGAVLIWLAYNRAPAVKTV from the coding sequence ATGCTGCCTTACCCGCAGATTGACCCGGTGGCGGTGGCTATCGGCCCGCTGCAAATTCACTGGTACGGTTTGATGTACCTGGTCGGCATCGGCGGCGCATGGCTGCTGGCTTCGCGCCGTCTGAACAGCTTTGATCCGACCTGGACCAAGGAAAAACTCTCCGACATGATTTTCTGGCTGGCCATGGGCGTGATCGTCGGTGGGCGGCTGGGCTATGTGCTGTTCTACGACTTGCCTGCGTACATCGCCAATCCGCTGTTGATCTTCGAGGTCTGGAAAGGCGGCATGGCGTTCCACGGCGGGTTCGTCGGCGTGCTGGTGGCGGCCTGGTTCTTCGCCCGGCGCAACGGCAAGTCGTTCTTTGAACTGATGGACTTCATCGCGCCGCTGGTACCGATTGGCCTGGGGGCCGGTCGTATCGGCAACTTCATCAATGCCGAGCTGTGGGGCAAGCCGACTGACCTGCCGTGGGCCATGGTCTTCCCGCGGTTCAGCGATCCGGCGCAACTGGCTCGTCACCCGTCGCAGCTGTATCAGTTCGCGCTCGAAGGCGTCGCGCTGTTTCTGATCCTGTACTTTTTCTCGCGCAAACCTCGTCCGACCATGGCGGTTTCCGGGATGTTCGCGCTGTTTTACGGGATCTTCCGCTTCATCGTCGAGTTCGTCCGCGTGCCCGATGCACAGCTGGGCTACCTGGCATGGGGTTGGGTCACGATGGGTCAGATCCTCAGCATGCCGATGATCATCGCCGGCGCTGTCCTGATCTGGCTGGCGTACAATCGCGCCCCCGCAGTCAAAACGGTTTAA
- the zntR_1 gene encoding regulatory protein, MerR produces the protein MKIGELAKLTDAQVETIRYYEREGLLPAPARSDGNYRLYTQAHVERLTFIRNCRSLDMTLEEIRSLLNLRDCPQDQCVSVNALIDEHIQHVNDRIASLQALQTQLLDLRERCGEGSPDHCGILDRLEVSGSVVTADVEHSHVGRSHGH, from the coding sequence ATGAAGATTGGCGAACTGGCAAAACTGACCGATGCCCAGGTGGAAACCATTCGTTATTACGAGCGCGAAGGCTTGCTACCGGCTCCGGCGCGCAGTGATGGCAACTATCGGCTGTACACCCAGGCTCATGTCGAACGGCTGACGTTTATTCGCAACTGTCGCAGCCTGGACATGACCCTCGAAGAAATCCGCAGCCTGCTCAACCTGCGCGACTGCCCGCAGGATCAGTGCGTGAGCGTCAATGCGCTGATTGATGAGCACATCCAGCACGTCAACGACCGCATCGCCAGCCTGCAAGCCTTGCAGACACAGCTACTGGACTTGCGCGAACGCTGCGGTGAAGGGTCACCGGATCATTGCGGGATTCTGGATCGGCTGGAAGTCAGCGGCAGCGTGGTGACCGCTGATGTAGAACACTCCCATGTGGGCAGGAGTCATGGGCATTGA